Proteins encoded together in one Plasmodium brasilianum strain Bolivian I chromosome 4, whole genome shotgun sequence window:
- a CDS encoding hypothetical protein (conserved Plasmodium protein): protein MSSISERFDEYDEESDDEHFEIKNKIGHSDDEKEGSEEYEEEEADELSDEEGEGDELEEEDEEAEEDDELNTYTIPNENIEDDIFNENNLLHAIKTREILEQDILVLFSNMLKKETVLNKDIKNNIGSENNNSNMSSRGRGNNTEDKNNIDDDCEDDHDSGRCNGHGGSHRVGNSWGKEPERGNLKIKNQSVYNFIYSKMYESAKESDKKKQNKKEDNEIIEKNKQMNKEINFKEGQQNMVVVVNSKRIQQIDKEHYILDTNIVQIINDINTYLKREREYLNRKIGTHIDSTFKNPMYVTLYIYNNQILKDIIIQVINIIKNDFDNSIYKDIDENMLIKNMFILIYYLTSRPSKEWFDYWHRHMPSFNNKKSNYNVYNYLQIEKKDRKIFSNALKNDIYIKELQKRSNIIEQYQNGLQSLKCLLASKNFLTMLNEFRYNCQLFIDADYRGIEENEKVIEMQRRDCELVEQKRKLKEELQACREQSMEGEVDGQEDGQADGQADGQEDATEYEQQYGQEDDETNASDGNGVNDSNAGNLPKKKSIVRNKIVNIKKKIHEINEELLEISNFFLEDKKKREQLIHEYRGNITLVRNILTQVLGIRNPKGGSKDINLNNVHYAILQSILDKHSSLHLIIGEMKHLFDKEIKKYENEKNIHIPYLKQNTMKEIWEYVRLFYNVICYIDPIDLVKSLTYQKGKIMATKGGSAASTSGVGASTSGVGASTSGVGASTSGVGASTSGVGASDRCTNAKTSLGGRGTDGKRANARGSAPTRNYKRDHYENFSFDDLSFNIFEEEDSFKKYDILNIFDHKNLYKVQDFINTIVGINEEFEGVYDDGGCSSGVKCRDTYDRKGSKKDKRRSYDSSNGDIDDNANYHHAAFSKTDNRNYDGFNYCLKVFLNICIKDLRRCIMEYYNYQWDVKIILNIHAWIVTYYTNFYVYENRKRLNNARIRIRSSKEGETQRRKGNEENTPNSKRVESNIDEDKNCNSIYRSTVFISRIQMVLGMQMYIGENSLHSEFLCDTFHRIIKEEKMSKNSSKVILCCLRCLYADLNLINLHALSTDDNVKTICKSSLDYLLKRNILNTLSWVLKNFKVMSHEKNIFIYSLKCSLLIIQLLEKLGGTTYIVKESKRIYDEEEDEDEEEEYAYDREKGLMNHPNRSRAYGNRYGSRHGQNSDNKDQYHYNDSMERINVCDLVDEIYSGKIVNICMQILENFKRNSIHINDLIITYFEHLIKHKNNEYNFLLFLDVKYFLIFGNIMNDEQCYSCPQYYWIMNFFENIIGCFFKLWNNNYFLPTELFFSKDVNKNLSSLLSEKYMFSIFSNYNEGNDVYIYDELTKGTNINDIFVELNNRKRLEALEWSKEDVQNLKLYFKQFKHMHNFIPFISEMLNKSSNTVKNQLIYLNYIDKRGNVIDQHDYMASSSRSGSSRSGSSRSGSSRSWSSRSASSTASVSKLSYDPSKRRSRNVESSKSKLTKDYLKRKNKLPLLYTIYRLKKLNEPNEKDDSPLTSNEINCDICTVLGEINISLKSLYELKKLSKNKYFSNRALAFDIPLSMSRDLLEHPYFKKLLKLLGFIYNKHSNEWVLNENVDVDVFRKMIDKFEELHELPIEQLRERLSGVKKGESGEGNEQWDEYQDEQLNEPSDEQREDHMHDPKMKGEPDEEETRWSDKHAFMEEHELVMLHPAKVKGMFNLLKCMYEFFIANDDYCRMFFINLTNTIGDKYTNILDMKTKKEGEKDRISTDGDNTKEGENDTNKVVHLFDDVEMYRLYLNKEEKDLMNKCHKRDVFERILEYLGIYVYKSERLILSKHINEKKFFERIKVINDYKTLGVQDIQNLISKKEEEIREKKKRKSENGEEKQNGKGREDKGEKDGMIEREGKEKNPTAHQKFGFIKAVCEYLNYRHVTTKGAHNGKKEWEQQKMETQEEQEKYMQARMNEVYFGDDNMLNALYEKLNSWNNKRNKKKIDEDQNFLLDIKDILICTSIELNDHANDDTQDNNIASNNNYMTVMFPFFINICLSLKGKLAGDNNQLVKWVCDGIHKRWLRVMLKLFYNILFDSAYNTVGKLFSEYKNIKEILNDHSPDFLDAHRNDRKMKKNRRVEHLEEQVDLQVGAEGAAVDGGEGGQIKRADDGKIDQLKSLDAKAGLSEMHIIAEESDEKIKLNYMHSLSRNSDMKNDSVNELSNEINHFEFKQKRKIDHMTQVDFSHFAHFFKKRKLENVYINTYKKNRKDIIESLIRNKNIYQYKESDIINRVKQVVVKARQMASNGVHKSARLKDSMEIPRRRTENTFVVNTERNARCKISLSF, encoded by the exons AAAGGGGAAacctaaaaattaaaaatcaGAGTGTGTACAACTTCATATACAGCAAAATGTATGAAAGTGCAAAAGAGAgcgataaaaaaaaacaaaacaaaaaggaagataatgaaataatagaaaagaaTAAGCAAATGAATAaggaaattaattttaaagaagGGCAACAGAACATGGTGGTAGTAGTAAATAGCAAAAGAATTCAACAAATAGACAAAGAACATTATATACTAGACACAAATAtagtacaaataataaatgatataaatacttatttGAAGAGAGAAAGAGAATATTTGAATAGAAAAATTGGTACGCATATAGATTCTACCTTTAAAAATCCTATGTAtgtaacattatatatatataataatcaaATACTAAAGGATATTATCATCCaagttataaatattattaaaaatgatttcgacaattctatatataaagatattgatgaaaatatgctaataaaaaatatgtttatctTAATATACTATTTGACATCAAGACCAAGTAAAGAATGGTTTGACTATTGGCATAGACACATGccttcttttaataataaaaaaagtaattacaatgtttataattatttacagATAGAAAAGAAAGACAGAAAGATATTCTCAAATGCATTAAagaatgatatatatataaaagaattacaGAAAAGATCAAATATTATAGAACAGTACCAAAATGGATTACAAAGTTTAAAGTGTTTGTTAGCTAGCAAAAACTTCCTGACCATGCTTAACGAGTTCAGGTACAACTGCCAGCTGTTCATTGATGCGGATTATAGGGGCATTGAGGAAAATGAGAAAGTTATAGAAATGCAAAGGAGGGATTGCGAATTAGTTGAGCAGAAGAGGAAACTAAAGGAGGAGCTTCAAGCATGTAGGGAGCAGTCCATGGAAGGGGAAGTGGACGGTCAGGAGGATGGACAAGCGGATGGACAAGCGGATGGACAGGAGGATGCAACAGAGTATGAACAACAATACGGACAAGAAGACGACGAAACTAACGCAAGTGATGGGAACGGAGTGAATGACTCTAACGCTGGTAACCTGCCAAAAAAGAAGAGCATCGTTCGAAACAAAATAGTAAACATTAAGAAGAAGATACACGAAATAAACGAGGAGTTGCTGgaaatttcaaattttttcttgGAGGACAAAAAGAAGAGAGAACAATTGATACATGAGTACAGGGGAAATATAACTCTGGTtcgaaatatattaacacagGTGTTGGGTATACGAAATCCTAAAGGAGGAAGTAAAGATATAAACTTGAACAATGTACATTATGCTATATTACAGAGTATTTTAGATAAACATAGTTCTCTTCACTTAATTATTGGTGAAATGAAACATCTATTTGATAAAGAgataaagaaatatgaaaatgaaaaaaatatacatatcccatatttgaaacaaaataCTATGAAAGAGATATGGGAATATGTTAGACTCTTTTATAACGTCATTTGCTACATCGATCCGATCGATTTGGTCAAGTCCCTCACGTATCAGAAGGGGAAAATTATGGCGACCAAGGGCGGTTCCGCGGCAAGTACTAGCGGTGTAGGAGCAAGTACTAGCGGTGTAGGAGCAAGTACTAGCGGTGTAGGAGCAAGTACTAGCGGTGTAGGAGCAAGTACTAGCGGTGTAGGAGCAAGTGATCGATGCACAAACGCAAAGACAAGCCTAGGGGGAAGAGGAACAGACGGAAAAAGGGCCAACGCCCGGGGGAGCGCACCTACAAGAAACTACAAACGGG ATCATTATGAAAATTTCTCTTTTGATGATTtgtcttttaatatatttgaagaagaggattcttttaaaaaatatgatatactTAACATATTTGATCACAAAAATTTGTACAAAGTGCAAGATTTCATTAATACGATTGTAGgaataaatgaagaattCGAAGGTGTGTATGATGATGGTGGTTGTTCTAGTGGTGTCAAGTGTAGAGATACCTATGATAGGAAGGGAAGTAAAAAGGACAAGAGAAGAAGTTATGATAGCAGTAATGGTGATATAGATGACAATGCTAACTATCATCATGCTGCTTTTAGTAAGACTGATAACCGGAACTACGATGGGTTTAATTACTGTCTGAAAGTTTTTCTaaacatatgcataaaaGATTTGAGGAGGTGTATTATGGAGTACTACAATTACCAGTGGGATGTTAAAATCATTTTGAATATACACGCATGGATAGTTACATATTACACGAACTTTTATGTTTATGAAAATAGGAAGAGATTGAACAATGCTAGGATAAGAATAAGAAGTTCTAAGGAAGGAGAAACAcaaagaagaaaaggaaatGAGGAAAACACTCCTAACAGTAAAAGAGTAGAGTCAAACATAGATGAGGATAAAAATTGCAATAGTATATATAGAAGTACTGTGTTCATATCTCGTATACAAATGGTCTTAGGAATGCAAATGTATATTGGTGAGAATAGTTTACATTCCGAATTTCTATGTGATACGTTTCATcgtataataaaagaagaaaagatgAGTAAAAATAGTAGTAAAGTTATACTGTGTTGTTTAAGATGTTTATATGCAGATttgaatttaataaatttgcaTGCCTTATCTACTGATGATAATGTAAAGACTATTTGTAAATCGTCTTTAgattatttgttaaaaagaaatattttgaatactCTAAGTTGGGTactcaaaaattttaaagttatgagtcatgaaaaaaatatattcatttattcgtTAAAATGTAGTTTGTTAATTATTCAGCTTTTGGAAAAGCTAGGAGGTACTACTTACATTGTTAAGGAGAGTAAACGGATATATGATGAGGAGGAAGACGAGGACGAGGAGGAGGAATACGCATATGACAGGGAAAAAGGGTTGATGAATCATCCTAACAGAAGCAGAGCGTATGGAAATAGGTATGGCAGCAGGCATGGCCAGAATAGTGATAATAAGGATCAGTACCACTACAACGACTCGATGGAGCGAATAAACGTGTGTGACCTAGTGGATGAAATTTACAGTGGGAAAATTGTAAACATCTGTATGcaaatattagaaaatttCAAAAGAAACAGTATACATATTAACGATTTAATTATAACGTACTTTGAGCATTTAATaaagcataaaaataatgaatataattttcttttatttctagACGTTAAGTATTTCCTTATCTTTGGAAATATAATGAATGATGAACAATGTTATTCATGTCCTCAATACTATTGGATAATGAATTtctttgaaaatattattggctgtttttttaaattatggaataataattatttcttaCCTACCGAGCTTTTTTTTAGTAAGGACGTGAATAAGAATTTATCTAGTCTACTAAGTGAGAAATACatgttttctatttttagTAATTATAATGAAGGGAATGATGTTTATATCTATGATGAATTAACTAAAGGGACTAATATCAATGATATATTTGTTGAGTTAAATAATAGAAAGAGATTAGAAGCACTCGAGTGGTCAAAAGAAGATGTTCAAAATTTGAAGCTTTACTTTAAACAGTTCAAACACATGCACAATTTTATACCCTTCATAAGTGAAATGCTCAACAAGTCATCCAATACTGTCAAGAACCaacttatttatttgaattatattGATAAAAGGGGCAATGTGATCGACCAGCATGATTATATGGCATCGTCGTCGAGAAGTGGGTCGTCAAGAAGTGGGTCGTCGAGAAGTGGGTCGTCGAGAAGTTGGTCTTCAAGAAGTGCATCATCTACCGCTTCCGTTTCTAAATTGTCGTATGATCCTTCAAAGAGGAGAAGCAGAAATGTTGAATCATCAAAGTCAAAATTGACAAAGGATtatttgaaaagaaaaaataaactacCGCTACTTTACACCATTTATAgactaaaaaaattaaatgaaccAAATGAGAAAGATGATTCACCATTAACGTCAAACGAAATAAATTGCGATATTTGCACCGTTTTGGGAGAAATAAACATAAGCCTAAAATCTTTATACGAATTGAAAAAGCtatctaaaaataaatatttttctaatagaGCTTTAGCTTTTGACATTCCTCTAAGTATGTCGAGGGATTTGTTAGAACATCCATATTTTAAGAAACTTCTTAAACTGCTGGgttttatttacaataaaCACAGCAACGAATGGGTGCTCAATGAAAATGTAGACGTAGACGTATTTCGAAAAATGATAGATAAGTTCGAAGAATTGCACGAACTACCGATTGAGCAATTGAGGGAGCGACTAAGCGGTGTCAAGAAGGGGGAATCGGGCGAAGGGAATGAGCAGTGGGACGAGTATCAGGATGAACAACTGAATGAACCCTCAGATGAACAGCGGGAAGATCATATGCATGATCCCAAAATGAAAGGCGAACCGGATGAAGAAGAAACGAGATGGAGTGATAAACATGCTTTTATGGAAGAGCATGAATTAGTCATGTTACATCCAGCAAAGGTAAAGGGGATGTTTAATTTGTtgaaatgtatgtatgagtTTTTCATTGCTAATGATGATTACTGTAGGATGTTTTTCATCAACTTAACGAACACAATTGGTGATAAGTATACCAACATTTTGGATATGAAAACAAAGAAGGAAGGAGAAAAAGATAGGATATCAACTGATGGAGATAACACAAAAGAAGGTGAAAACGATACGAATAAAGTGGTACATCTATTTGATGACGTAGAAATGTATAGACTGTATTTGAATAAGGAGGAGAAGGATCTTATGAACAAGTGCCATAAGAGAGATGTATTTGAAAGAATACTCGAGTATCTAggcatttatgtatataaatcgGAAAGGCTAATTTTATCGAAAcacataaatgaaaagaaattttttgaaCGGATTAAAGTTATCAATGATTACAAAACATTGGGAGTACAGGATATACAAAATTTGATAAGCAAGAAGGAGGAGGaaataagggaaaaaaaaaaaaggaagagtGAGAATGGGGAGGAGAAGCAGAATGGAAAAGGAAGGGAAGATAAGGGAGAAAAAGACGGAATGATAGAGCGAGAggggaaggaaaaaaatcCAACTGCACACCAAAAATTTGGGTTCATAAAAGCTGTATGTGAATACTTAAACTATAGACATGTAACTACAAAGGGTGCACATAATGGAAAGAAGGAATGGGAGCAGCAAAAGATGGAAACACAGGAAGAGCAAGAAAAATACATGCAAGCACGCATGAATGAAGTATATTTTGGAGATGATAATATGTTGAATGCGCTTtacgaaaaattaaattcatggaataataaaaggaataaaaagaaaattgatGAAGATCAAAACTTTTTGCTCGACATAAAGGATATACTTATTTGTACTTCCATCGAACTGAATGATCATGCTAATGATGATACACaagataataatattgcTTCTAATAACAACTATATGACAGTTAtgtttcccttttttataaacatttgtCTGTCGTTAAAGGGAAAGTTAGCAGGAGATAATAATCAACTCGTTAAATGGGTTTGTGATGGCATACACAAAAGATGGCTACGAGTCAtgttaaaacttttttataatattctcTTCGATTCTGCATACAATACTGTGGGCAAGCTCTTTAgtgaatacaaaaatataaaagagatTTTGAACGACCACTCGCCCGATTTTCTGGACGCCCACAGGAATGACAGAAAGATGAAGAAGAACAGGAGGGTGGAGCATCTCGAGGAACAAGTTGATCTACAGGTAGGGGCAGAAGGAGCAGCGGTAGATGGAGGAGAAGGTGGACAAATCAAAAGAGCTGATGACGGGAAAATCGACCAGTTAAAAAGTCTTGATGCAAAAGCTGGATTGAGCGAAATGCACATTATCGCAGAGGAATcggatgaaaaaataaaattaaactaTATGCATAGCTTATCAAGGAACAGTGATATGAAAAATGATTCAGTAAATGAGTTAAGTAATGAAATTAACCATTTTGAGttcaaacaaaaaagaaaaatagacCATATGACACAAGTAGATTTTTCACACTTTGCacacttttttaaaaaaaggaaactagaaaatgtttatattaatacatataagaAGAATAGAAAAGATATTATTGAATCTTTAATtcgaaataaaaatatttatcagTATAAGGAGAGTGATATCATCAACAGGGTCAAGCAGGTCGTTGTTAAGGCCAGGCAGATGGCGTCCAACGGGGTACACAAAAGCGCAC GACTTAAGGACTCGATGGAAATCCCGAGACGACGTACGGAAAATACTTTTGTTGTGAACACAGAAAGGAACGCGAGGTGCAAAATTTCGCTATCATTttag